One genomic window of Streptococcus mitis includes the following:
- a CDS encoding class A sortase produces the protein MSHKKNKKKTNRKNLLINVLAGFLILLSLALIFNSKIRDIFMVWNTNKYQVSQVSKEKLEENQDTEGNFDFDSVKAISSEAVLSSQWNSQKLPVIGGIAIPEVEINLPIFKGLDNVNLFYGAGTMKRDQVMGKGNYSLASHHIFTAENASQMLFSPLSHAKNGMKIYLTDKDKVYTYVIHEVKHVTPDRVDEIDDRSGVDEITLVTCVDYDATERIIVKGDLKDTKDYSQTPEEVLTAFNQPYKQRY, from the coding sequence ATGTCTCATAAAAAGAACAAAAAGAAAACAAATCGTAAAAATCTACTAATCAATGTCTTGGCAGGATTCTTAATCCTCTTGTCACTGGCATTAATCTTTAATTCAAAAATTCGTGATATTTTCATGGTTTGGAATACTAACAAGTATCAAGTTAGCCAGGTATCAAAAGAAAAATTGGAAGAAAATCAAGATACAGAAGGTAATTTTGACTTTGACTCAGTAAAAGCCATTTCATCAGAAGCTGTCTTATCCTCACAATGGAATTCGCAAAAATTACCAGTTATTGGTGGGATTGCTATTCCTGAAGTAGAAATTAACTTGCCTATTTTTAAAGGTCTTGATAATGTCAATCTCTTCTATGGAGCTGGTACGATGAAGCGTGACCAAGTGATGGGGAAAGGAAATTATTCACTAGCTAGTCATCACATTTTTACAGCAGAAAATGCCAGTCAGATGCTATTTTCTCCCTTATCACATGCTAAAAATGGTATGAAAATTTATCTGACTGATAAGGATAAGGTTTATACTTATGTTATTCATGAGGTCAAGCATGTAACACCAGATCGTGTGGATGAGATTGACGACCGTAGTGGTGTTGATGAGATCACACTTGTAACTTGTGTGGACTATGATGCGACAGAGCGGATTATTGTAAAAGGTGATTTGAAAGATACAAAAGACTATTCACAAACACCTGAAGAAGTTCTAACAGCCTTCAATCAACCATATAAACAACGTTATTAA
- the gyrA gene encoding DNA gyrase subunit A codes for MQDRNLVNVNLTKEMKTSFIDYAMSVIVARALPDVRDGLKPVHRRILYGMNELGVTPDKPHKKSARITGDVMGKYHPHGDSSIYEAMVRMAQWWSYRYMLVDGHGNFGSMDGDGAAAQRYTEARMSKIALEMLRDINKNTVDFVDNYDANEREPLVLPARFPNLLVNGATGIAVGMATNIPPHNLGETIDAVKLVMDNPEVTTKDLMEVLPGPDFPTGALVMGKSGIHKAYETGKGSIVLRSRTEIEETKTGRERIVVTEFPYMVNKTKVHEHIVRLVQEKRIEGITAVRDESNREGVRFVIEVKRDASANVILNNLFKMTQMQTNFGFNMLAIQNGVPKILSLRQILDAYIEHQKEVVVRRTRFDKEKAEARAHILEGLLIALDHIDEVIRIIRASETDAEAQAELMSKFKLSERQSQAILDMRLRRLTGLERDKIQSEYDDLLALIADLADILAKPERVSQIIKDELDEVKRKFGDQRRTELMVGEVLSLEDEDLIEEADVLITLSNKGYIKRLDQAEFTAQKRGGRGVQGTGVKDDDFVRELVSTSTHDHLLFFTNKGRVYRLKGYEIPEYGRTAKGLPIVNLLKLDEGESIQTIINVESERSDDAYLFFTTRHGIVKRTSVKEFANIRQNGLKALNLKDEDELINVLLTEEDTDIIIGTKFGYAVRFNQSAVRGMSRIATGVKGVNLREGDTVVGASVITDQDEVLIITEKGYGKRTVATEYPTKGRGGKGMKTANIAEKNGPLSGLLTVKGDEDLMIITDTGVMIRTNVANISQTGRSTMGVKVMRLDQDAKIVTFTTVAASEKEEVGTENEIEGEA; via the coding sequence ATGCAGGATAGAAATTTAGTGAATGTCAATCTGACAAAGGAGATGAAGACGAGCTTTATCGACTACGCCATGAGTGTTATCGTAGCGCGGGCCCTTCCTGATGTTCGAGATGGCTTAAAACCTGTTCACCGTCGGATTCTCTACGGAATGAATGAACTGGGTGTTACTCCAGACAAACCTCATAAAAAATCTGCTCGTATTACAGGGGATGTCATGGGTAAATATCATCCACACGGGGATTCCTCTATCTATGAAGCCATGGTCCGTATGGCTCAATGGTGGAGTTACCGTTACATGCTTGTAGATGGTCATGGGAACTTTGGTTCCATGGATGGTGATGGTGCTGCCGCCCAGCGTTATACTGAGGCACGTATGAGCAAGATTGCTCTAGAGATGCTTCGTGATATCAATAAAAATACTGTTGACTTCGTTGATAACTATGATGCCAATGAACGTGAACCCTTGGTCTTGCCAGCACGCTTTCCTAACCTTTTGGTTAATGGAGCAACTGGTATTGCGGTTGGGATGGCAACCAATATTCCACCTCATAATCTGGGAGAAACCATTGATGCAGTGAAGTTAGTTATGGACAATCCTGAAGTGACCACTAAGGACTTGATGGAAGTCTTGCCTGGGCCAGATTTTCCAACTGGTGCTCTTGTTATGGGGAAATCAGGTATTCATAAGGCTTATGAAACAGGTAAAGGTTCTATTGTCCTTCGTTCACGTACTGAAATTGAAGAAACTAAAACTGGCCGTGAGCGTATTGTTGTAACAGAATTTCCTTATATGGTCAATAAAACAAAGGTGCATGAGCATATTGTTCGTTTGGTTCAGGAAAAACGTATTGAGGGGATTACAGCAGTTCGTGATGAGTCAAACCGTGAAGGTGTTCGATTTGTTATTGAAGTCAAGCGTGATGCCTCAGCCAATGTTATCCTCAACAACCTCTTCAAGATGACCCAGATGCAAACCAACTTTGGTTTTAATATGCTTGCAATCCAAAATGGGGTACCGAAGATTTTGTCCCTTCGTCAGATTTTGGATGCTTATATCGAGCACCAAAAAGAAGTGGTTGTTCGTCGTACACGTTTTGACAAGGAAAAAGCAGAAGCGCGTGCTCATATTTTAGAAGGTCTCTTGATTGCATTAGACCATATCGACGAAGTGATCCGCATCATCCGTGCTAGTGAAACGGATGCGGAAGCACAAGCCGAGTTGATGAGTAAGTTTAAGCTCTCTGAGCGTCAAAGTCAAGCCATCCTTGATATGCGTCTTCGTCGTTTGACAGGATTGGAACGTGATAAGATTCAGTCAGAGTATGATGACCTCTTGGCTCTGATTGCAGATTTAGCAGATATTCTAGCTAAGCCAGAACGTGTTTCTCAAATTATCAAGGATGAATTAGATGAAGTCAAGCGTAAGTTTGGCGACCAACGTCGTACTGAATTGATGGTTGGTGAAGTCTTGAGTCTTGAAGATGAGGATCTAATTGAAGAAGCTGATGTCTTGATCACTCTTTCTAACAAAGGATACATCAAACGTCTGGACCAAGCTGAGTTTACCGCTCAAAAACGTGGTGGACGTGGTGTTCAAGGAACTGGTGTTAAGGATGACGATTTTGTTCGTGAGTTAGTGTCGACTAGCACTCATGATCACCTGCTCTTCTTCACAAATAAAGGTCGTGTCTATCGCCTGAAAGGCTATGAAATTCCTGAGTATGGCCGTACTGCCAAGGGATTGCCAATTGTCAATCTTTTGAAATTGGATGAAGGTGAAAGTATTCAAACCATCATCAATGTTGAATCTGAACGCAGTGATGATGCTTATCTCTTCTTTACAACCCGTCATGGAATTGTCAAGAGAACCAGCGTTAAGGAATTTGCTAACATTCGCCAGAATGGTCTCAAGGCTTTGAACCTCAAGGATGAAGATGAGTTGATTAATGTCTTATTGACAGAAGAGGATACGGATATTATCATTGGTACCAAGTTTGGTTATGCAGTTCGCTTTAATCAATCAGCCGTTCGCGGCATGAGTCGTATTGCCACTGGTGTGAAAGGTGTTAATCTCCGTGAGGGAGACACAGTAGTTGGTGCTAGCGTAATTACTGATCAAGATGAGGTTCTTATCATTACTGAAAAAGGATATGGTAAGCGTACAGTTGCTACTGAATACCCAACTAAAGGTCGTGGTGGTAAAGGGATGAAGACGGCCAACATTGCTGAGAAAAACGGTCCTCTATCAGGTCTCTTGACTGTGAAAGGTGATGAAGATTTGATGATTATCACTGATACAGGTGTCATGATTCGAACCAACGTTGCCAATATTTCACAAACAGGGCGCTCAACTATGGGAGTTAAAGTGATGCGCTTGGATCAGGATGCTAAAATTGTGACCTTTACAACGGTAGCAGCGTCAGAAAAAGAAGAAGTCGGGACAGAAAACGAAATAGAAGGTGAAGCATAA
- a CDS encoding L-lactate dehydrogenase: MTSTKQHKKVILVGDGAVGSSYAFALVNQGIAQELGIIEIPQLHEKAVGDALDLSHALAFTSPKKIYAAQYSDCADADLVVITAGAPQKPGETRLDLVGKNLAINKSIVTQVVESGFKGIFLVAANPVDVLTYSTWKFSGFPKERVIGSGTSLDSARFRQALAEKLDVDARSVHAYIMGEHGDSEFAVWSHANIAGVNLEEFLKDTQNVQEAELIELFEGVRDAAYTIINKKGATYYGIAVALARITKAILDDENAVLPLSVFQEGQYGVKNVFIGQPAVVGAHGIVRPVNIPLNDAETQKMQASAKELQAIIDEAWKNPEFQEASKN; encoded by the coding sequence ATGACTTCAACTAAACAACACAAAAAAGTTATCCTTGTCGGTGATGGTGCTGTAGGTTCTTCTTACGCTTTTGCACTTGTTAACCAAGGAATTGCACAAGAGCTTGGAATTATCGAAATTCCACAATTGCATGAAAAAGCTGTTGGTGACGCGCTTGACCTTAGTCACGCCCTTGCCTTCACTTCACCTAAAAAAATCTATGCAGCTCAATACTCTGACTGTGCAGACGCAGACCTTGTTGTAATCACTGCAGGTGCGCCTCAAAAACCAGGTGAAACTCGTCTTGACCTTGTAGGTAAAAACCTTGCTATCAACAAATCAATCGTAACTCAAGTTGTTGAATCAGGTTTCAAAGGTATCTTCCTTGTTGCTGCTAACCCAGTTGACGTCTTGACTTACTCAACTTGGAAATTCTCTGGATTCCCTAAAGAACGCGTTATCGGTTCAGGTACTTCACTTGACTCAGCTCGTTTCCGTCAAGCACTTGCTGAGAAACTTGATGTTGATGCTCGTTCAGTCCACGCCTACATCATGGGTGAACACGGTGACTCTGAGTTCGCTGTTTGGTCACACGCTAACATCGCTGGTGTAAACCTTGAAGAATTCCTTAAAGACACTCAAAATGTTCAAGAAGCTGAATTGATTGAATTGTTCGAAGGTGTTCGTGACGCAGCTTACACAATCATCAACAAAAAAGGTGCAACATACTACGGTATCGCAGTAGCACTTGCTCGTATTACTAAAGCAATCCTTGACGATGAAAACGCAGTACTTCCACTTTCAGTATTCCAAGAAGGTCAATACGGAGTTAAAAACGTCTTTATCGGTCAACCAGCTGTTGTTGGTGCACATGGTATTGTTCGTCCAGTAAATATCCCATTGAACGACGCAGAAACTCAAAAAATGCAAGCATCTGCTAAAGAATTGCAAGCTATTATTGATGAAGCATGGAAAAATCCAGAATTCCAAGAAGCTTCTAAAAACTAA
- the pyk gene encoding pyruvate kinase — MNKRVKIVATLGPAVEIRGGKKFGDDGYWGEKLDVEASAKNIAKLIEAGANTFRFNFSHGDHQEQGERMATVKLAEKLAGKKVGFLLDTKGPEIRTELFEGEAKEYSYKTGEKIRVATKQGIKSTREVIALNVAGALDIYDDVEVGRQVLVDDGKLGLRVVAKDDATREFEVEVENDGVIAKQKGVNIPNTKIPFPALADRDNDDIRFGLEQGINFIAISFVRTAKDVNEVRAICEETGNGHVQLFAKIENQQGIDNLDEIIEAADGIMIARGDMGIEVPFEMVPVYQKMIIKKVNAAGKVVITATNMLETMTEKPRATRSEVSDVFNAVIDGTDATMLSGESANGKYPLESVATMATIDKNAQTLLNEYGRLNSDSFERNSKTEVMASAVKDATNSMDIKLVVTLTKTGHTARLISKYRPNADILALTFDELTERGLMLNWGVIPMLTDAPSSTDDMFEIAERKAVEAGLVQSGDDIVIVAGVPVGEAVRTNTMRIRTVR; from the coding sequence ATGAATAAACGTGTAAAAATCGTTGCAACTTTGGGACCTGCGGTAGAAATCCGTGGTGGTAAAAAATTCGGTGATGATGGTTACTGGGGTGAAAAACTTGATGTTGAAGCTTCAGCTAAAAACATTGCTAAATTGATTGAAGCTGGTGCTAACACATTCCGTTTCAACTTCTCACACGGTGACCACCAAGAACAAGGTGAGCGTATGGCAACTGTTAAACTTGCAGAAAAACTTGCAGGTAAAAAAGTTGGTTTCCTTCTTGATACAAAAGGACCAGAAATCCGTACAGAATTGTTCGAAGGTGAAGCTAAAGAGTATTCATACAAAACTGGTGAAAAAATCCGTGTTGCAACTAAACAAGGAATCAAATCAACTCGTGAAGTGATTGCATTGAACGTTGCTGGTGCTCTTGATATCTATGATGATGTTGAAGTTGGTCGTCAAGTTTTGGTTGACGATGGTAAACTTGGTCTTCGTGTAGTTGCTAAAGACGATGCAACTCGTGAATTTGAAGTTGAAGTTGAAAACGATGGCGTAATTGCTAAACAAAAAGGTGTTAACATCCCTAACACTAAAATTCCTTTCCCAGCTCTTGCTGATCGTGATAACGATGATATCCGTTTCGGTCTTGAACAAGGTATCAACTTCATCGCGATTTCATTCGTACGTACTGCAAAAGACGTGAACGAAGTTCGTGCAATCTGTGAAGAAACTGGAAATGGACACGTTCAATTGTTCGCTAAAATCGAAAATCAACAAGGTATCGACAACTTGGATGAAATCATCGAAGCTGCTGACGGTATCATGATCGCTCGTGGTGACATGGGTATCGAAGTACCATTCGAAATGGTTCCAGTTTACCAAAAAATGATCATCAAGAAAGTTAATGCTGCAGGTAAAGTTGTTATCACTGCAACAAACATGCTTGAAACAATGACTGAAAAACCACGTGCAACTCGTTCAGAAGTATCAGACGTATTCAACGCTGTTATCGATGGAACTGATGCTACAATGCTTTCAGGTGAGTCTGCAAACGGTAAATACCCACTTGAGTCAGTAGCTACAATGGCTACAATCGATAAGAACGCTCAAACTCTTCTTAACGAATACGGACGTTTGAACTCAGATTCATTTGAACGTAACTCTAAGACAGAAGTAATGGCTTCAGCTGTTAAAGATGCTACTAACTCAATGGATATCAAATTGGTTGTAACTCTTACTAAGACTGGACACACTGCACGTTTGATTTCTAAATACCGTCCAAATGCTGACATCTTGGCATTGACATTCGACGAATTGACAGAACGTGGATTGATGTTGAACTGGGGTGTTATCCCAATGTTGACAGATGCTCCATCATCAACTGACGATATGTTCGAAATCGCTGAACGTAAAGCAGTTGAAGCAGGACTTGTACAATCTGGTGACGATATCGTTATCGTAGCTGGTGTACCAGTTGGAGAAGCTGTTCGTACAAACACAATGCGTATCCGCACAGTACGTTAA
- the pfkA gene encoding 6-phosphofructokinase has protein sequence MKRIAVLTSGGDAPGMNAAIRAVVRQAISEGMEVFGIYDGYAGMVAGEIHPLNAASVGNIISRGGTFLHSARYPEFAQLEGQLKGIEQLKKHGIEGVVVIGGDGSYHGAMRLTEHGFPAIGLPGTIDNDIVGTDFTIGFDTAVTTAMDAIDKIRDTSLSHRRTFVIEVMGRNAGDIALWAGIATGADEIIIPEEDFKIEDIVASIKAGYECGKRHNIIVLAEGVMSADEFAQKLKEAGDTTDLRVTELGHIQRGGSPTARDRVLASRMGAHAVKLLKKGIGGVAVGIRNEKMVENPILGTAEEGALFSLAADGKIIVNNPHKADLDLSQLNNCLS, from the coding sequence ATGAAACGTATTGCTGTTTTAACTAGTGGTGGAGACGCCCCTGGTATGAACGCTGCTATCCGTGCAGTTGTTCGTCAAGCAATTTCAGAAGGAATGGAAGTGTTTGGTATCTATGACGGATATGCTGGTATGGTTGCCGGTGAAATTCATCCCTTAAATGCGGCTTCAGTAGGAAACATCATTTCTCGTGGTGGTACTTTCCTTCACTCAGCTCGTTACCCAGAGTTCGCTCAACTTGAAGGGCAACTTAAAGGGATTGAGCAATTGAAAAAACACGGCATTGAAGGTGTAGTTGTTATCGGTGGTGACGGATCTTACCACGGTGCTATGCGTTTGACTGAGCATGGTTTCCCAGCTATCGGTCTTCCAGGTACAATTGATAACGATATCGTTGGTACTGACTTCACAATCGGTTTTGACACAGCGGTTACGACTGCTATGGACGCTATCGATAAGATTCGTGATACATCATTAAGTCACCGTCGTACTTTTGTCATCGAAGTTATGGGGCGTAACGCTGGTGATATCGCTCTTTGGGCGGGTATCGCAACTGGTGCTGATGAAATTATCATCCCTGAAGAAGACTTCAAAATTGAAGATATCGTAGCAAGTATCAAAGCTGGCTATGAATGTGGTAAAAGACACAATATCATCGTTTTGGCAGAGGGTGTTATGTCAGCAGATGAATTTGCTCAAAAACTAAAAGAAGCTGGAGATACGACCGATCTTCGTGTGACAGAACTTGGACATATTCAACGTGGTGGTTCTCCAACTGCGCGTGACCGTGTATTGGCGTCACGTATGGGTGCCCATGCTGTTAAACTTCTTAAAAAAGGTATCGGTGGTGTTGCGGTAGGTATTCGTAACGAAAAAATGGTTGAAAATCCAATTCTTGGTACTGCAGAAGAAGGAGCATTGTTTAGTTTGGCAGCAGACGGTAAGATTATTGTAAATAATCCACACAAAGCTGATCTTGACCTGTCACAATTGAACAATTGCTTGTCATAA